One genomic region from Pseudoduganella dura encodes:
- a CDS encoding FxDxF family PEP-CTERM protein, with the protein MKNLKPVRSVMFAAIAACAIGGAANAADLTKTITLADVASNTYLSWEGNTIVEVDLGARSHLNTFTWDVTLTANQGSMINEAYVQLSDSLQWNQLYFLPSFLADPNGGYHAGTDHYTGSVDFRNLDTGAEHGDYSFSVGQDGILRLEFAENMDDLPGADAIWNSATFTFGYTVAAVPEPSTYGMMLLGLGAVGVAARRRKKAS; encoded by the coding sequence GTGAAAAACCTGAAACCGGTACGTAGTGTGATGTTCGCCGCCATCGCGGCATGCGCCATCGGCGGGGCCGCCAACGCGGCGGACCTGACCAAGACGATCACGCTGGCCGACGTGGCAAGCAATACGTATCTCAGCTGGGAAGGCAATACCATCGTGGAGGTGGACCTCGGTGCGCGCTCGCACCTGAACACATTCACCTGGGATGTCACGCTGACCGCCAACCAGGGCAGCATGATCAACGAGGCATATGTGCAGCTCAGCGACAGCCTGCAATGGAACCAGCTTTACTTCCTGCCCAGCTTCCTGGCCGATCCGAACGGAGGTTATCACGCAGGTACCGACCACTACACTGGCAGCGTGGATTTCCGCAACCTCGATACCGGTGCGGAGCACGGCGACTATAGCTTCAGCGTCGGCCAGGACGGCATCCTGCGCCTGGAGTTCGCGGAAAACATGGACGACCTGCCGGGTGCCGACGCCATCTGGAATTCGGCTACCTTCACGTTCGGCTATACCGTCGCCGCTGTGCCGGAACCGTCCACGTACGGCATGATGCTGTTGGGCCTGGGCGCAGTGGGCGTCGCGGCGCGTCGCCGCAAGAAGGCCAGTTAA